A part of Chitinivorax sp. B genomic DNA contains:
- the bamB gene encoding outer membrane protein assembly factor BamB, with product MIRTRLTLAVALIGILAACASTDNAPEPAKLTQITDYAQAKVMWSQDIGSADDFVFRPAIDDGKVYAAERDGDISVFDLSTGKRILGWRAAGKLSSGVAASRGNVAVASEKGVLYLYDGRGKLRWQVLAGTEVVSTPVIAGDAVIVHASNGDVSAFNLEDGKRRWVFQRAIPALTLRSYAPVVAAGSILYAGLPAGKLVALRRDDGNVLWDAVVAQPKGATELERISDVTSAPVVDVDVICAVAFQGKVSCFDASNGNPGWSRDVSSSVGLAADSSKVYVTDDEGSILAYEKRSGRNLWKQARLFARGISAPVVMGRFVVVGDFEGYVHFLSADDGSFLTRIKTDGSAIRTAPIVIGDQVVVQTERGGIFALFAN from the coding sequence GTGATTCGTACCCGTTTAACCTTGGCGGTAGCCCTGATCGGCATACTTGCGGCATGCGCTAGTACAGATAATGCGCCAGAACCAGCCAAGCTGACCCAGATTACTGATTATGCTCAAGCAAAAGTGATGTGGAGTCAGGATATTGGTAGTGCCGACGATTTTGTCTTCAGACCTGCTATAGATGACGGAAAGGTCTATGCCGCAGAGCGTGATGGAGACATTTCTGTATTTGATCTGTCGACTGGTAAACGTATCCTGGGATGGCGAGCCGCTGGCAAACTGTCATCTGGTGTTGCTGCATCGCGTGGGAATGTTGCAGTGGCCAGCGAAAAGGGCGTGCTTTATCTGTATGACGGTCGCGGTAAATTGCGCTGGCAAGTTTTAGCTGGCACTGAAGTAGTGTCAACACCGGTTATTGCAGGGGATGCTGTCATCGTCCATGCAAGTAATGGTGATGTTTCAGCATTCAATCTGGAAGATGGTAAACGACGCTGGGTGTTTCAGCGTGCTATTCCTGCTTTGACCTTGCGTAGTTATGCGCCTGTCGTTGCTGCAGGCAGCATCTTGTATGCGGGGTTGCCCGCTGGCAAGCTGGTTGCATTGCGACGTGATGATGGCAACGTATTGTGGGATGCTGTCGTAGCTCAACCAAAAGGGGCAACTGAGTTGGAGCGTATTTCAGATGTGACTAGTGCTCCGGTTGTGGATGTAGATGTTATATGTGCCGTGGCGTTTCAAGGTAAGGTTAGCTGTTTTGATGCCAGTAATGGCAATCCTGGCTGGAGCCGGGATGTATCCAGTTCGGTGGGGTTGGCTGCAGACAGCAGCAAAGTCTATGTGACAGATGATGAAGGCTCGATCTTGGCATATGAAAAGCGTTCAGGCCGTAATCTTTGGAAACAAGCACGCTTGTTTGCTCGTGGAATTTCTGCGCCAGTAGTAATGGGACGATTTGTTGTTGTTGGGGATTTTGAAGGTTATGTTCACTTTTTGTCAGCAGATGATGGGTCTTTCCTGACCCGAATCAAGACTGACGGTTCCGCAATTCGGACCGCACCAATAGTCATTGGCGATCAGGTGGTCGTTCAAACGGAGCGTGGCGGAATTTTTGCGTTATTTGCAAACTGA
- a CDS encoding tetratricopeptide repeat protein, translating to MAYDLQEQEQLDAMKAFWKQYGGLIVAVAGAAILVLAGSQVWKHHNLSRAQAASTEYVALEQAFEKNDVAKIKEFSGKLSQEFAGTPYASRAALMEAKQAFDKDDLKTATEKLSWVIENAGEAEIKDVARLRLAAVQLDQKQYDAALKTLDAAPADAFSAQFAEMKGDIQLAQAKPTDAAKSYQHALNKLEKTAPSYQLVQMKLDALGDTK from the coding sequence ATGGCCTATGATTTGCAGGAACAAGAACAACTGGATGCCATGAAGGCGTTCTGGAAACAGTATGGCGGCTTGATCGTTGCTGTTGCAGGTGCAGCCATTCTGGTATTGGCTGGTAGTCAAGTCTGGAAGCATCATAACTTGAGTCGTGCTCAAGCGGCTTCGACGGAATATGTAGCCCTTGAGCAGGCATTCGAAAAGAACGATGTTGCCAAAATCAAGGAATTTTCCGGTAAGTTGTCTCAAGAATTTGCTGGTACACCATATGCGTCTCGTGCGGCATTGATGGAAGCCAAGCAAGCTTTTGATAAAGATGATTTGAAGACCGCTACGGAGAAACTTAGTTGGGTCATTGAAAATGCCGGCGAAGCGGAGATCAAGGATGTTGCCAGGTTACGTCTGGCAGCAGTTCAGTTGGATCAGAAGCAGTATGATGCTGCGCTGAAAACCTTGGATGCAGCACCTGCTGATGCGTTTTCAGCTCAGTTTGCGGAAATGAAAGGTGATATTCAATTGGCCCAAGCTAAGCCTACTGACGCGGCCAAATCCTATCAACATGCCCTGAATAAGCTAGAAAAAACTGCGCCAAGCTATCAACTGGTACAGATGAAACTTGATGCACTTGGAGACACCAAGTGA